One region of Desulfovibrio sp. JC022 genomic DNA includes:
- a CDS encoding magnetosome protein MamC encodes MTTPTTTRILPVITASAAATGALVGGTVAAVRSTIAVKEGRMSSCDAAKTVASESAGTGLATAAGVAATGILGLGGLTGILGFTVVATGAKMLWDKAVPNALDKKQPKQLEEAN; translated from the coding sequence ATGACCACACCTACAACAACCAGAATCCTTCCGGTAATTACTGCTTCCGCCGCTGCCACAGGAGCACTGGTGGGCGGCACAGTTGCGGCTGTCCGCTCAACCATTGCCGTAAAAGAAGGAAGAATGAGCAGCTGTGATGCAGCCAAAACCGTAGCCAGCGAATCAGCAGGAACCGGCCTTGCCACTGCTGCCGGAGTTGCCGCTACAGGGATTCTCGGTCTTGGCGGACTGACCGGAATACTCGGTTTCACAGTAGTAGCCACCGGAGCTAAAATGCTCTGGGACAAAGCAGTTCCCAATGCACTGGACAAAAAACAGCCCAAACAACTTGAAGAAGCAAACTAA
- a CDS encoding Fur family transcriptional regulator has product MSSPQTQFLEYLTRNKMAATEQRRVVLEVFLGTQGHHSCEELYVHVSKCDSSISPATVYRTIKLLAESGIAESMDFGDGVTRFECRHDRDHHDHLVCIRCNRRIEVVEERIEELQDKLARKHDFAVNRHKMILYGICPDCRKQ; this is encoded by the coding sequence ATGTCAAGCCCGCAAACTCAATTTTTGGAGTATCTCACCAGGAATAAAATGGCTGCTACTGAGCAGCGTCGCGTTGTTCTGGAAGTGTTCTTAGGAACCCAAGGTCATCATTCATGTGAAGAGCTTTATGTGCATGTCAGTAAATGCGACTCTTCAATCAGTCCGGCTACAGTATACCGGACCATCAAGCTCCTTGCAGAGAGCGGTATTGCCGAGTCAATGGATTTCGGCGATGGGGTGACCCGCTTTGAGTGCCGTCATGACCGGGATCACCATGATCATCTTGTCTGTATCCGTTGCAACCGCAGGATTGAAGTTGTTGAAGAACGCATTGAAGAGTTGCAGGATAAACTGGCCAGAAAACATGATTTTGCTGTGAATCGGCATAAAATGATTCTCTATGGTATTTGTCCTGATTGCCGAAAGCAGTAA
- a CDS encoding cation-translocating P-type ATPase — MKTEKTYARIKHSIPGRIRFKVPDLRKNKILCSTVERNLGKISGITRTRSNNKCATLVIRYNPEFITPEHVFETLREIVAVHTTKICPIKDKNECGCPQVKGALRYFSFVSAVGGAVLVSESLLGITVAQTLLSPLGFLTVLAAVPLVKEAVSKIREKKFGLEGILAGGIVAAVIAGEAMTAFEILWINAGAELLTAWITERSRRAISGILDNTTHHTFVLKDGVEVEVEINNLRKGDVVVLHTGEKICVDGTIVDGQGLINEAPITGRADFIHKQQDDQVFAGTFVREGVIYVKAEEVGDKTYLARILHKVEDSLENKTDIESTADKLSVRLVKIGFACTVGTLLLTADPWRAFTVLLVMACPCATVLSASTPISAAISTAAKNNILIKGGRYLEEVGRCDMACFDKTGTLTGSEPSLEHIHVVEGVSESELLTYAVSVETHNHHPLAQAIKHEAEQRKLPPLPHTVCEYFLGKGMRAELIENENHSMEILVGNKKLTEQFDVRIGSLSRQVSVLKRKGLTVLYVVKDKGPIGLLAFANTIREESATVLNALGAGGVERTVLVTGDEPATANDLALTLNIPEIHASAMPEEKATLVRTLQSEGGKVMMVGDGINDALALAQADVGVAMGTGGAEVAVEAADIALVDDDLKGLMYVQQLSQDTVKIAYQNFWLATGSNIAGVIMGATGYLSPVMAGFLHILHTMGVIANSSRLLSHSPEAIESKQGKIYELS, encoded by the coding sequence GTGAAAACAGAAAAAACATATGCACGCATAAAGCATTCAATACCGGGCAGGATCAGGTTCAAGGTGCCGGATCTGAGAAAGAACAAAATTCTTTGCAGCACCGTTGAGCGAAATTTGGGAAAAATTTCCGGGATCACCCGGACCCGTTCGAATAACAAATGTGCAACACTGGTTATTCGCTACAACCCCGAGTTCATTACACCCGAACATGTTTTTGAAACACTCAGAGAAATAGTCGCCGTACATACGACTAAAATCTGTCCCATCAAAGACAAGAACGAATGCGGATGTCCGCAGGTTAAGGGTGCCCTGCGCTATTTTTCCTTTGTCTCCGCTGTGGGTGGAGCCGTGCTGGTCAGCGAATCCCTGCTGGGAATTACCGTGGCCCAAACACTGCTCAGCCCGCTGGGTTTCCTGACCGTCCTTGCGGCGGTGCCGCTGGTTAAAGAAGCCGTCAGCAAAATACGCGAAAAGAAATTCGGCCTTGAAGGTATTCTGGCTGGCGGGATTGTGGCTGCGGTAATTGCCGGGGAAGCCATGACCGCCTTTGAAATCCTCTGGATCAATGCCGGAGCGGAACTGCTTACCGCATGGATAACCGAACGTTCCCGCCGGGCAATTTCCGGCATTCTGGACAACACCACCCACCATACCTTTGTCCTCAAAGACGGAGTGGAAGTGGAAGTTGAGATCAACAATCTCCGCAAAGGTGATGTTGTTGTTCTGCATACCGGGGAAAAGATCTGCGTGGACGGAACCATTGTAGACGGTCAGGGGTTGATCAACGAAGCACCCATCACCGGACGGGCCGATTTCATCCACAAACAGCAGGATGATCAGGTTTTCGCCGGGACATTTGTGCGCGAGGGCGTCATCTACGTCAAAGCTGAAGAAGTGGGAGATAAGACCTATCTGGCCCGTATCCTCCACAAGGTTGAAGACTCCCTCGAAAACAAAACGGACATTGAATCCACTGCGGACAAACTTTCGGTAAGACTGGTCAAAATCGGCTTTGCCTGCACAGTAGGTACCCTGCTGCTCACCGCAGATCCATGGCGTGCTTTTACCGTACTGCTGGTTATGGCTTGCCCCTGCGCCACTGTACTTTCGGCTTCCACGCCCATTAGTGCAGCCATCAGTACCGCAGCCAAAAACAATATTCTTATCAAAGGCGGAAGGTATCTTGAAGAAGTTGGCCGTTGCGATATGGCCTGCTTTGATAAGACCGGAACCCTGACCGGAAGCGAACCTAGTCTCGAGCATATCCATGTCGTCGAAGGCGTAAGCGAAAGTGAATTGCTGACCTACGCGGTTTCCGTGGAAACCCACAACCATCACCCGCTAGCCCAAGCTATTAAACATGAAGCCGAACAGCGGAAACTGCCCCCTCTGCCTCACACTGTTTGCGAATATTTCCTAGGCAAGGGTATGCGCGCGGAACTAATTGAAAATGAAAACCATTCTATGGAAATTTTGGTGGGTAACAAAAAACTTACCGAACAGTTCGATGTGCGCATCGGCAGCCTTAGCAGACAGGTTTCAGTCCTCAAACGTAAGGGACTGACCGTACTATACGTTGTCAAAGACAAGGGACCGATCGGATTGCTGGCCTTTGCCAACACCATCCGCGAAGAATCAGCAACAGTCCTTAATGCTCTCGGGGCAGGCGGGGTCGAACGCACCGTACTGGTCACCGGGGATGAACCCGCAACCGCCAACGACCTTGCGCTGACCTTAAACATCCCGGAAATACACGCCTCAGCCATGCCGGAAGAAAAAGCCACCCTTGTACGCACCCTGCAAAGCGAAGGAGGCAAAGTCATGATGGTCGGTGACGGTATCAACGATGCCCTTGCTCTGGCGCAGGCCGATGTGGGGGTCGCCATGGGCACCGGGGGCGCGGAAGTAGCTGTTGAAGCGGCAGATATCGCTTTAGTCGATGATGACCTCAAAGGTCTCATGTACGTCCAGCAACTCAGTCAGGACACTGTAAAAATCGCCTACCAGAATTTCTGGCTGGCAACAGGCTCAAATATAGCGGGAGTCATCATGGGCGCGACCGGATATCTCTCCCCGGTTATGGCCGGATTCCTGCACATTCTGCATACCATGGGAGTTATAGCCAACTCGTCCAGACTCCTCAGCCATTCACCTGAAGCAATCGAATCCAAGCAAGGCAAAATTTATGAACTTTCGTAA
- a CDS encoding HMA2 domain-containing protein, whose product MNFRKIVELEKYLDVAHHIPGRIRIKFSPLILTKPVALAAMKEHSEMPDAIRDARVNMSARSVVIEYDPEQIQPELVEELIQGTDKDKKAQIVCDLYGRLMNNC is encoded by the coding sequence ATGAACTTTCGTAAAATCGTTGAATTGGAAAAATATCTTGATGTGGCCCACCACATACCGGGCCGGATCAGAATTAAATTCAGCCCTCTCATTTTAACCAAGCCCGTTGCATTGGCGGCAATGAAGGAACATTCCGAAATGCCCGATGCTATCAGGGATGCCCGGGTCAACATGTCCGCCCGCTCAGTGGTTATTGAATACGACCCCGAACAGATTCAACCGGAACTGGTTGAAGAACTGATTCAGGGAACAGACAAAGACAAGAAAGCACAAATCGTCTGCGACCTCTACGGCAGGCTGATGAATAATTGTTAA